One genomic window of [Limnothrix rosea] IAM M-220 includes the following:
- a CDS encoding NAD(P)/FAD-dependent oxidoreductase: MIRINEIKLPLDHPEAAIAEAICKKLDLKPHELLEYEIFKRSFDARKKHNIFLVYVVDIKTHKDKSLLKRFRRDPHVVETPDMTYKMVGYAPKNLEMRPIVVGMGPCGMLAGLMLARMGFRPIILERGKQVDERTKDTFAFWKKRGKFNPESNAQFGEGGAGTFSDGKLYSQVRDRQHYKRKVLEEFVEAGANPEILYIAKPHIGTFKLVGVVKRMRATIESLGGEIRFQSKVKTVEIENRKVKGVTLENGEFIASSHVVMAMGHSARETFQMLYDQGVYIEPKPFSIGFRIEHPQPLIDECRYGEFAGNKTLGAADYKLVHHCKNGRSVYSFCMCPGGLVIGAASEPGMVVTNGMSQYSRNERNANAGIVVGITPEEDYPDHPLAGIDLQRKFESKAFELGGKDYSAPGQLVGDFLAGRSSEELGKVKPSYAPGVKLTDLSEALPDFAIEAIREALPAFDKKIKGFAMDEAMLTGVETRTSSPIRIKRGKDFQSINTEGLYPGGEGAGYAGGILSAGIDGVKLAEAIAQNILKIQ; encoded by the coding sequence ATGATTCGCATCAACGAAATTAAGCTACCCCTCGACCACCCTGAAGCGGCGATCGCCGAGGCTATTTGCAAGAAACTCGATCTTAAACCCCACGAACTACTGGAATACGAGATTTTCAAGCGTAGTTTTGATGCCCGCAAAAAACACAATATTTTTCTGGTTTACGTCGTTGATATTAAGACTCATAAGGATAAATCTCTACTGAAGCGCTTTCGCCGCGATCCCCATGTGGTCGAAACCCCTGATATGACCTACAAAATGGTGGGTTATGCCCCGAAAAATCTGGAGATGCGACCCATTGTAGTGGGCATGGGACCCTGCGGCATGTTGGCGGGGTTAATGCTGGCGCGGATGGGGTTCAGACCGATTATTCTCGAACGGGGCAAACAGGTAGACGAACGTACGAAAGATACCTTTGCCTTTTGGAAAAAACGGGGCAAGTTTAATCCCGAATCTAATGCGCAATTTGGGGAAGGGGGCGCTGGGACTTTTTCTGATGGCAAACTTTACAGCCAAGTGCGCGATCGCCAACATTACAAACGCAAAGTATTAGAGGAATTTGTCGAAGCAGGAGCAAATCCTGAAATTCTCTACATCGCCAAACCCCACATTGGCACTTTCAAATTAGTCGGTGTCGTCAAAAGAATGCGGGCAACTATCGAATCTCTGGGTGGAGAAATTCGCTTTCAGAGCAAAGTCAAAACTGTCGAAATCGAAAACCGCAAAGTGAAAGGTGTCACCCTCGAAAATGGTGAATTTATTGCTAGTTCCCACGTGGTAATGGCGATGGGACACAGTGCGCGGGAAACTTTTCAAATGCTCTATGACCAAGGTGTTTATATCGAACCGAAACCTTTTTCTATTGGCTTCCGCATCGAACATCCCCAACCCCTAATCGATGAATGTCGTTATGGCGAATTTGCGGGGAATAAAACCCTCGGTGCGGCGGATTATAAGCTGGTTCACCACTGCAAAAATGGGCGTTCAGTCTATAGCTTTTGTATGTGTCCCGGCGGTTTGGTTATCGGTGCCGCATCAGAACCCGGCATGGTTGTCACCAACGGTATGAGCCAATATTCCCGCAACGAACGTAACGCTAACGCCGGAATTGTCGTGGGTATTACACCTGAGGAAGATTATCCAGATCATCCCCTCGCAGGTATCGATTTACAACGTAAATTTGAATCGAAAGCCTTTGAATTGGGCGGTAAAGATTACAGCGCACCGGGACAATTGGTGGGGGATTTTCTTGCCGGGCGATCGTCTGAAGAATTAGGAAAAGTCAAACCGTCCTACGCACCGGGTGTAAAACTCACTGATCTAAGTGAAGCATTACCAGATTTTGCCATTGAAGCCATCCGAGAAGCATTGCCTGCTTTCGACAAAAAAATCAAGGGATTTGCGATGGATGAGGCGATGTTAACAGGTGTTGAAACGCGCACATCTTCGCCCATTCGCATCAAGCGTGGCAAGGATTTTCAGAGCATTAATACTGAAGGTCTGTATCCCGGTGGGGAAGGGGCTGGCTATGCGGGGGGGATTCTTTCTGCGGGCATCGATGGCGTGAAATTAGCTGAGGCGATCGCCCAAAATATTCTAAAAATCCAGTAA
- a CDS encoding DUF29 domain-containing protein, producing the protein MAQATIPLAQLYEQDYARWLDEMVGALRAGNLSQLDYEHLIEELEALGRSERNAVASLTIQILVHLLLYKYWDVERERNGRHWQVEILTFRTQLNLKLSTHLRNYLEQNLNTLYKKAYKIAVLKSQLSLPQDNPFALEEVIDEDWLPKI; encoded by the coding sequence ATGGCGCAAGCAACAATTCCTTTGGCACAACTCTACGAACAAGACTATGCTCGGTGGCTGGATGAAATGGTTGGTGCCTTGAGGGCGGGAAACTTATCGCAACTGGACTACGAGCATTTAATTGAGGAGTTAGAGGCATTGGGTCGAAGTGAACGGAATGCTGTTGCTAGTTTGACCATTCAAATTCTGGTGCATTTACTTTTGTATAAATACTGGGATGTTGAACGGGAGCGTAATGGCAGACATTGGCAGGTTGAGATTTTAACTTTTCGCACTCAACTGAACCTGAAGCTCTCAACTCATCTTCGTAATTATCTTGAGCAAAATCTGAATACTCTTTACAAAAAAGCTTACAAAATTGCTGTTTTAAAATCTCAGCTTTCTCTGCCACAAGATAATCCTTTTGCCCTTGAAGAAGTGATTGATGAAGATTGGTTGCCCAAAATTTAG
- a CDS encoding RNA recognition motif domain-containing protein, whose amino-acid sequence MSIYVGNLDYAVEEDDLREVFNDYGTVKRVYLPVDRETDRKRGFGFVEMANDGEEEKAIEALDGASWMGREMKVNKARPRENNR is encoded by the coding sequence ATGTCAATCTATGTTGGAAACCTCGACTATGCCGTCGAAGAGGATGATCTACGTGAAGTCTTTAATGACTACGGCACCGTAAAGCGTGTTTATCTTCCTGTTGACCGTGAAACTGATCGCAAGCGTGGCTTCGGCTTTGTTGAAATGGCTAATGACGGTGAAGAAGAGAAGGCAATTGAAGCCCTAGACGGTGCAAGCTGGATGGGTCGTGAAATGAAGGTTAACAAGGCTCGCCCCCGCGAGAACAATCGCTAG
- a CDS encoding DUF5615 family PIN-like protein, translating into MKILLDECIDRRLTQEFAPYSHLELETVRSMGWTGIKNGQLLKLVAANFDVFITVDQGMRHEQNLKQFELIIVILKTFSNRLTDLREVVPQIVESLDKAERGKAILISQT; encoded by the coding sequence ATGAAAATCCTTTTGGATGAGTGCATTGATCGACGACTTACACAAGAGTTTGCGCCATACAGTCATCTCGAACTTGAAACTGTGCGTAGTATGGGCTGGACCGGTATTAAAAATGGTCAACTATTAAAGCTTGTTGCAGCCAATTTTGACGTATTTATCACGGTCGATCAAGGGATGCGGCATGAACAAAACTTGAAGCAATTTGAGTTGATCATTGTTATTCTGAAAACATTCTCTAATCGCCTTACTGATCTCAGGGAGGTTGTCCCTCAAATTGTAGAAAGTCTCGATAAGGCTGAAAGAGGTAAAGCAATTCTCATAAGTCAGACATAG
- a CDS encoding alpha/beta fold hydrolase yields MYPSFLPPLVNQLTEPAAIDFAKSLQQEAIATPLRSEPILTSFTQAGTGDIPILLIHGFDSSVLEYRYLMPKLAEHHEVWAVDLLSFGFTERPAELAFNPETICAHLYSFWQQKINRPVLIIGASMGGAVALDFALNHPEAVSQITLLDSAGLAPKPFSRFVMVPPLDRWATGFLGSMNVRRKICLSAYYDKSRVNEDAVICGAMHLGCDRWQETLIAFTKGGGYGSFYPKLKDITQPTLILWGKQDQILGTKAPLKFEKGIPNSTLEWIPDAGHLPHVEQTDLVLEKILAFCTSPATAVG; encoded by the coding sequence ATGTATCCGAGTTTTTTGCCGCCCCTTGTCAACCAGCTAACTGAACCCGCTGCCATTGATTTCGCGAAAAGTCTTCAGCAAGAGGCGATCGCCACCCCCTTACGCTCGGAACCCATTTTGACCAGCTTCACCCAAGCAGGCACAGGCGATATCCCAATTTTGCTAATCCATGGTTTTGACAGCTCGGTGCTGGAATACCGTTACCTCATGCCAAAGTTAGCCGAACACCACGAAGTGTGGGCCGTGGATCTCCTCAGTTTTGGCTTTACAGAACGTCCCGCAGAACTAGCTTTTAACCCCGAAACCATTTGCGCTCACCTTTATAGTTTTTGGCAACAAAAAATTAATCGCCCGGTTTTAATTATTGGTGCGTCAATGGGTGGCGCTGTGGCTCTAGATTTTGCCCTAAACCATCCCGAGGCAGTATCCCAAATCACGTTGCTCGATAGTGCCGGTCTTGCGCCGAAGCCTTTTAGTCGTTTTGTGATGGTGCCACCTTTAGACCGTTGGGCAACAGGCTTTTTAGGAAGTATGAATGTCCGCCGTAAAATTTGTCTGAGCGCCTATTATGACAAGTCCCGCGTCAATGAAGATGCCGTTATCTGTGGAGCAATGCATTTGGGGTGCGATCGCTGGCAAGAAACCCTCATCGCCTTCACGAAAGGTGGTGGCTACGGTTCCTTTTATCCCAAACTCAAAGACATTACCCAGCCCACACTCATTCTCTGGGGCAAACAGGATCAAATCCTCGGCACAAAAGCACCCTTGAAATTTGAGAAAGGCATTCCCAACAGCACCCTAGAATGGATTCCCGATGCCGGACATTTGCCCCACGTCGAACAAACCGACCTCGTCCTAGAGAAGATTTTGGCATTCTGCACCTCACCTGCCACCGCAGTAGGCTAA
- the trmH gene encoding tRNA (guanosine(18)-2'-O)-methyltransferase TrmH — protein MLPRRYQRIRETLDRRQPDLTVLTEDVHKPHNLSAIIRTCDAVGVFEVHAMNKVVDGEDLPTFTQVAQGSEKWVELHRHTTIEGAIAQLQARDFKIYAAHLSDRAVDYREIDYTKPTAVLMGAERWGVSDSTADLVDGHVIIPMLGMVQSLNVSVAAAVILFEAQRQRLQAGFYDQPRLDAALYERKVFEWGYPDLVDHYRDQNLPYPALDGQGQIISSSEK, from the coding sequence GTGCTGCCTAGAAGATATCAACGCATTCGTGAAACATTGGATCGTCGTCAACCGGATTTAACGGTATTAACGGAGGATGTCCATAAACCCCATAATTTATCGGCGATTATTCGCACTTGTGACGCGGTCGGGGTATTTGAGGTACACGCTATGAATAAGGTGGTCGATGGTGAAGATTTACCGACTTTCACTCAAGTGGCTCAGGGGAGCGAGAAATGGGTGGAGCTCCATCGACATACCACTATTGAAGGGGCGATCGCCCAGTTACAGGCGCGGGATTTTAAAATTTATGCAGCACATCTGAGTGATCGGGCGGTAGATTATCGTGAGATTGACTACACCAAACCGACGGCAGTACTCATGGGGGCGGAGCGTTGGGGGGTGAGTGACAGTACAGCTGATTTAGTGGATGGTCATGTGATTATCCCGATGCTGGGTATGGTGCAGTCGCTTAATGTTTCTGTGGCAGCGGCAGTTATTTTATTTGAAGCGCAACGCCAGAGATTACAAGCGGGTTTTTATGATCAGCCGCGTTTAGATGCGGCCCTATACGAGCGCAAAGTTTTTGAATGGGGCTATCCGGACTTGGTTGACCATTATCGTGATCAGAATTTGCCCTATCCTGCCTTAGATGGCCAAGGGCAAATTATTAGCTCGTCAGAAAAGTAG
- a CDS encoding AbrB family transcriptional regulator encodes MATKKKIEPLTGDALLAKVKELDTYTKEEKARECGYYTVTKNGVERVNMMKFYNALIEAEGVELDSNTSAQGRGGRAATYRISVQSNGNLLIGSAYTKKMSLQPGDEFEISLGRKHIHLKQVGADDEE; translated from the coding sequence ATGGCTACTAAAAAGAAAATCGAACCTTTAACTGGTGATGCTCTACTTGCAAAAGTGAAGGAGTTAGATACCTATACAAAAGAAGAAAAAGCCAGAGAATGTGGCTACTATACCGTTACGAAAAATGGTGTAGAGCGGGTCAATATGATGAAGTTCTATAATGCTTTGATCGAAGCGGAAGGGGTAGAACTGGACAGTAACACGAGTGCCCAAGGTCGTGGTGGTCGGGCGGCAACGTACCGCATTAGTGTTCAATCTAATGGCAATCTTTTGATTGGTTCTGCTTATACTAAAAAAATGAGTTTGCAGCCGGGTGATGAGTTTGAAATTTCTTTAGGCCGTAAGCATATTCACTTGAAGCAAGTTGGTGCTGACGACGAGGAGTAA
- a CDS encoding GFA family protein, translated as MTKINQTSIYHGGCHCGAVRFRVQVKKRKGVDCNCSICSKKGFLHLIVPKADFELLQGKDFLTIYQFNTKQARHTFCRRCGVHSFYYPRSHPDGVDVNLRCLDGMVLDQFQIEPFDGQNWEDNITQIT; from the coding sequence ATGACAAAAATAAATCAAACATCCATTTACCATGGTGGTTGTCACTGCGGTGCAGTACGCTTTCGAGTACAGGTAAAAAAACGCAAAGGAGTTGATTGTAATTGCTCCATTTGTTCAAAAAAAGGATTTCTTCATCTCATTGTCCCCAAAGCCGATTTTGAGCTACTGCAGGGAAAAGATTTTTTGACAATTTATCAGTTTAATACGAAACAAGCTCGTCACACTTTTTGTCGTCGTTGTGGCGTACATTCATTTTATTATCCTCGTTCCCATCCCGATGGTGTGGATGTCAATTTAAGGTGCTTAGATGGGATGGTCTTAGATCAATTTCAGATTGAACCTTTCGACGGCCAGAATTGGGAAGATAATATTACCCAAATCACTTAA
- a CDS encoding heavy metal-responsive transcriptional regulator, translated as MSTTTPLKIGEVAQQSALPVKTIRYYADLGLLSAVMGRSPAGYRLFSPAVLNRLAFIKRAQSLGLSLQEIGKILGVHDGGHLPCGVVKQQLHDKLAEINTQIDELVTLRGELQGILSGWQDFPAQNGSKPTICPNLQP; from the coding sequence GTGTCAACAACAACGCCATTAAAAATAGGGGAAGTCGCCCAACAAAGTGCTTTACCCGTAAAGACCATTCGTTATTATGCCGATCTCGGTTTACTGTCGGCTGTGATGGGGCGATCGCCAGCAGGATATCGATTATTTTCTCCGGCGGTTTTAAACCGTTTAGCCTTTATTAAACGCGCCCAGTCACTAGGTTTGAGCCTACAAGAAATCGGCAAAATCCTAGGCGTTCACGACGGCGGTCACTTGCCCTGTGGCGTGGTCAAACAACAGCTCCACGACAAATTAGCAGAGATTAATACACAAATCGACGAGCTCGTTACCCTAAGGGGAGAGTTACAAGGTATTCTGTCTGGTTGGCAGGATTTTCCGGCACAGAACGGCAGCAAGCCGACTATCTGTCCCAACTTACAACCATGA
- a CDS encoding Rrf2 family transcriptional regulator, protein MKLTTRSHYSVKALLDISLQPNYGPTSVKAIAKRQNLPAPYLEKLLIELRRAKIVRSVRGAQGGYQLLEKPENISLGQILAAIGETIEPLAKHQPDPDQAEDWVTFNLWQRLHEKLQEALYSISLADLYYDARSWKAAQGEATSFVV, encoded by the coding sequence ATGAAGCTCACAACAAGAAGTCATTATAGTGTTAAAGCTTTGTTGGATATTAGTCTACAACCCAACTATGGACCCACCTCTGTAAAGGCGATCGCCAAGCGCCAGAACCTACCAGCACCGTACCTTGAGAAGCTTTTGATCGAACTACGTCGCGCCAAAATCGTTCGTTCTGTACGGGGAGCCCAAGGGGGCTATCAACTACTAGAAAAGCCCGAAAATATTTCCCTAGGTCAAATCCTTGCAGCCATTGGTGAAACAATCGAACCATTAGCAAAACATCAACCAGATCCTGACCAAGCAGAAGACTGGGTTACCTTTAATTTGTGGCAGCGCCTGCATGAAAAATTACAAGAAGCACTATATAGTATTAGCCTTGCCGATTTATATTACGATGCTCGTAGTTGGAAAGCGGCTCAAGGAGAAGCAACGAGTTTTGTCGTTTAA
- a CDS encoding cation:proton antiporter, with protein sequence MDFTAIVIVILLGGFLGGKLLHRLGLPSLLGMILVGLCLGGSGLNWLTLTLVENLSGLRAIAVMVILMRAGLGLDQDKLKQQGSVAIRLGILPGLCEMLVVAVVTVYWFQWDWLTGLLLGSILSAESPAVIVPAMLKLKSQGWGVKKGIPDAILTGSALSDAVLLLIFSLLLSRLTQDTGPVLTGVAIAQIPLQAIGQIIGGVVVGWCTAKLLLYLLTIQKLTRTSLDDTLVTTCVALGLIFIAHKLPYFSGYLAVMALGFFLAQFDPPLARQLRRSFNHFWAIASIFLFVLLGASIPVGILQDIWLAGVGLLLISLLCGRSIGWWLSTLGSNWTPQEKLFLLPGNSAKATVQAAIGAIPFSMGIEHGDIILAIAALSILITAPLGAWATPLTAPKLLTKDTIDPTKVLHSPNTTLLAAIDTSSFAIEILKKTADLARRTDAKVIVLHVINHPESQAFQQLKQKTQQHLSDIPYIWLTPSGTIPEAIVEIALTKQVTAIVIGKQGLGQRLLMGSVSQAVLETSPIPVTVVAAP encoded by the coding sequence ATGGATTTTACAGCAATTGTCATAGTGATTCTATTAGGGGGGTTTCTGGGGGGAAAGCTGTTGCACCGACTGGGATTACCGAGTTTGTTGGGGATGATTTTGGTCGGCCTCTGTCTGGGCGGTTCTGGGTTGAATTGGCTGACTCTGACACTGGTCGAAAATTTGTCTGGGCTACGGGCGATCGCCGTCATGGTGATTTTAATGAGAGCAGGGCTAGGACTAGACCAAGATAAACTTAAACAACAGGGTTCGGTGGCAATTCGGCTGGGCATTTTGCCGGGACTATGTGAAATGCTGGTGGTGGCAGTGGTTACGGTTTATTGGTTCCAGTGGGATTGGTTAACGGGATTATTGTTGGGGTCAATTCTGAGTGCAGAGTCCCCCGCCGTGATCGTGCCCGCCATGCTAAAACTTAAAAGTCAGGGCTGGGGTGTAAAGAAAGGGATTCCCGACGCAATTTTGACGGGCAGTGCTCTATCGGATGCTGTTTTATTACTGATTTTTAGTTTGTTGCTATCGCGTTTAACCCAAGATACGGGTCCTGTCCTAACTGGGGTGGCGATCGCCCAAATTCCGCTACAAGCCATAGGGCAAATCATTGGCGGTGTTGTTGTGGGCTGGTGTACGGCAAAACTCTTGTTGTACCTACTTACCATCCAGAAATTAACCCGCACCAGCTTAGACGATACCCTAGTCACCACCTGCGTTGCTTTAGGCCTAATTTTTATCGCCCACAAGCTCCCCTATTTTTCCGGTTACCTTGCCGTCATGGCTTTAGGATTTTTCCTAGCTCAGTTTGATCCACCCCTAGCTCGTCAGTTACGCCGTAGTTTTAATCATTTTTGGGCGATCGCCTCGATTTTTTTATTTGTGCTCCTTGGTGCCAGTATCCCCGTGGGCATTTTGCAAGACATTTGGCTAGCGGGGGTGGGTCTATTGCTGATTAGCCTCCTTTGTGGGCGCAGTATCGGTTGGTGGCTATCGACCCTTGGCAGTAACTGGACACCACAAGAAAAACTATTTTTATTACCCGGTAACTCTGCCAAAGCCACAGTGCAAGCCGCCATCGGTGCCATTCCTTTCAGTATGGGCATCGAGCATGGTGACATCATTTTGGCGATCGCCGCCCTGTCCATTTTAATAACAGCCCCCCTCGGCGCTTGGGCAACCCCCCTCACAGCACCAAAACTTCTCACAAAAGACACCATTGACCCCACAAAAGTCCTCCATTCACCAAACACAACATTACTAGCAGCCATTGACACCTCATCCTTCGCCATTGAAATCCTCAAAAAAACAGCCGATCTCGCCCGCCGCACCGATGCCAAAGTCATTGTGCTCCACGTCATCAACCACCCAGAAAGCCAAGCCTTCCAACAACTCAAACAAAAAACCCAACAACATCTCAGTGATATCCCCTACATCTGGCTCACACCCAGCGGCACAATCCCCGAGGCGATCGTCGAAATTGCCCTCACTAAGCAAGTAACTGCTATTGTGATAGGTAAACAAGGGCTAGGTCAGCGACTGTTGATGGGGTCAGTATCGCAAGCTGTACTCGAAACCAGTCCTATTCCCGTGACTGTAGTCGCCGCACCATAG
- a CDS encoding putative toxin-antitoxin system toxin component, PIN family yields the protein MMHRKRFIIDTNILVSAALIRRSPPWQATTFIEKTGTILYSKATLAEFQSVLNRKKFNKYLTPEEKQQFILKFIEKAELVAITETITDCRDPKDNKFLELAISGSANFIITGDQDLLILHPFQTVNIITVNDFLNFHTKESR from the coding sequence ATGATGCATCGTAAACGATTTATCATTGATACAAACATTTTGGTGAGTGCTGCTTTAATCCGGCGATCGCCTCCGTGGCAAGCGACAACATTCATCGAGAAAACGGGCACAATTCTTTATTCAAAAGCGACTTTAGCAGAATTTCAAAGCGTTTTAAACCGAAAGAAATTTAATAAATATCTCACCCCAGAAGAGAAGCAGCAATTTATTTTGAAATTTATTGAAAAAGCTGAATTAGTAGCGATTACAGAAACAATTACCGATTGCCGTGACCCGAAAGATAATAAATTTCTAGAACTTGCGATCAGCGGTAGTGCAAACTTCATCATTACAGGAGATCAGGATTTGCTCATTCTGCATCCTTTTCAGACAGTCAACATCATTACTGTTAACGATTTCCTCAATTTTCATACCAAAGAGAGTCGGTGA
- a CDS encoding DUF29 domain-containing protein produces the protein MVQAKIPLAQLYEDDYAQWAELMAQLLQDGAFDQLDIENIVEELRDLSKRERDRLLNSIRFILHHLLKWDHQINKRSRSWQITIERERNNIELYLEDSPSLKRYLAQEWVAKMYRNGCLNAIQETGLDFPKDCPYQIEDVLERDTQGRDIQERDIQFTD, from the coding sequence ATGGTTCAAGCGAAAATTCCTTTAGCGCAACTCTATGAAGATGATTATGCCCAGTGGGCAGAGCTAATGGCTCAGTTGTTGCAGGATGGTGCGTTTGACCAGCTTGATATTGAAAATATTGTCGAGGAGTTACGGGATTTGTCGAAACGGGAGCGCGATCGCCTACTGAATAGTATTCGCTTCATTTTGCATCATCTTCTCAAATGGGATCATCAAATCAATAAACGTTCTCGGAGCTGGCAAATTACGATTGAGCGAGAACGCAACAATATCGAACTTTATTTAGAAGATAGTCCTAGTTTAAAAAGATATCTAGCCCAAGAGTGGGTTGCGAAAATGTATCGAAATGGTTGTCTTAATGCCATTCAAGAAACAGGGTTAGATTTCCCAAAAGATTGTCCTTATCAAATCGAGGATGTTCTAGAGCGAGACACTCAAGGGCGAGACATTCAAGAGCGAGACATTCAATTTACAGATTAG
- a CDS encoding DUF433 domain-containing protein translates to MKTYSEVITISPEIMHGTPVFSGTRVPIQTAIDYFKGGETIDDFLEGFPSVTKEQVLQLLDLLVTNLPVFAA, encoded by the coding sequence ATGAAAACCTATTCTGAAGTTATAACCATCTCCCCTGAGATTATGCACGGAACCCCAGTCTTTTCAGGTACAAGAGTTCCTATTCAGACGGCGATCGACTACTTCAAAGGTGGAGAAACAATTGATGATTTTCTCGAAGGTTTTCCCAGTGTAACCAAAGAACAAGTCTTACAGCTTTTAGATCTTCTCGTAACTAATCTTCCTGTTTTTGCCGCTTAG
- a CDS encoding bifunctional 4-hydroxy-2-oxoglutarate aldolase/2-dehydro-3-deoxy-phosphogluconate aldolase — MAGFSGTERQQADYLSQLTTMTPLQTNWFTQLKKYRAIAVIRANDWEIGLKMAETAIAAGLNLIEITWTSDRADYLISHLREHYPDCQIGTGTILSELDLKKAIASGADFAFSPHSDPKLVDIAHNADIPMVLGALTPTEIVRAWQWGSDGVKVFPIKSVGGAQFIKCLQAPLRQIPLIPTGGVTLANYRQLIEAGAIAVGLSSDLFPTIDTTSQNWPKITTRIQQYYSLQP, encoded by the coding sequence TTGGCAGGATTTTCCGGCACAGAACGGCAGCAAGCCGACTATCTGTCCCAACTTACAACCATGACCCCTCTACAAACAAATTGGTTTACACAACTGAAAAAATATCGGGCGATCGCCGTTATCCGGGCAAATGATTGGGAAATCGGCTTAAAAATGGCGGAAACAGCCATTGCCGCAGGTCTAAATCTGATTGAAATTACGTGGACTAGCGACCGCGCTGACTATCTAATTAGTCATCTCCGCGAACATTATCCCGACTGCCAGATTGGTACAGGCACAATTCTTTCTGAGCTGGATTTAAAAAAGGCGATCGCCAGCGGCGCAGACTTTGCCTTTAGTCCCCACAGCGATCCAAAATTAGTAGACATTGCCCACAACGCCGATATCCCCATGGTTTTAGGAGCACTCACACCCACCGAAATTGTCCGAGCATGGCAGTGGGGTAGCGATGGCGTAAAAGTTTTTCCCATTAAATCCGTCGGCGGCGCTCAGTTTATCAAATGCTTGCAAGCTCCCCTCAGACAAATTCCCCTCATCCCCACAGGTGGTGTGACCCTCGCCAACTATCGACAACTGATCGAAGCCGGGGCGATCGCCGTAGGATTATCCAGTGACCTATTTCCCACCATCGACACAACATCACAAAACTGGCCTAAAATCACCACTCGCATTCAGCAATATTACTCATTGCAACCTTAA